The DNA window CCCCCTCCTTGCCACCGCCCTCATCTCCGCCTTATCCTCGCTTGTCCTCGCCCTTACCAAGGGGGGGCTCACCTTCCTTCTCCTTCTTGCTGCCATCTTCCTTGGCATCCTTTACGGAATAAGAATCCTCCCCCCTTCGATAAGCCGTATCCTCAAATTTGGAAGGTTGAAGGACATCCCTACCTCTAAGGATATCTTCGCCTCCCTTGGTTGGGGAACGGTGGTGGTCCTCCTTCCAGTGATCGGAAGTAGGAATAAACTCTTCTCGCCCGCCCTTTTGTTCACCTTCCTCTATGTGGCGCTCCTTGCCGCCATTCGTTCCATTATGTTTGACATAAAAAACATCCGGGCGGACAGGATCACTGGAAGGGAAACCATACCCTCCACCATCGGGGAGAAGAAGACCAAATCGCTGCTTATCTTCCTGCTCCTACTCGCCAGCTTGGACCTTCTCCTCTACTTTGCCCTCTTTGGAAATTTCCTCGCTCTCGTTCTTCTAATCCCGTTAGGATATGCCTCCCTTTACCTATTCCTCCATCAGAGAGGGCTCCTCCGACGGGATATAGTCTTCTCCCTGGTAGTTGATGGTAAGTTCTACCTGGTGGGGATACTTGCCTATCTACTGGGCGGGGGAAGCTAAAGCTTCTTCCGTAAGGTGAGGATCATCCGCCAGGAATCCTCCGAGTTGTCCAGAGGCTGCTCTTCTCGAAAGGCACCGTTTGCCGCCACCAGCTCGAAGGATCCCTCGAATTCGAGGAAAAGGTTAAACTCCTGAAACAGAATCACCCTCACCTCTTGCTCCTCCTCGAATACCTTCTTCACCTCTCCTTCAGTAACCTCAAACCTAACCTTGTTCCGCCTTATCTGAGTAATGGGATCGGTTGCCTCCGGCTGATAATCAAAGGAGCACTCCACCGTAATATCCCCTCGCGATTCCATCCATTCCTGGGCAACCGAGGCGGAGAGATCGGAGAAATCTCGAGGATGATGAAGTTCAATGAGATAGATGCCCCCAGGAGAAAGAGCCTCAGCAACCCTTCTAAGATGGGCAACGATGTCATCGTTATCGGTGAGATAGTTGAAGGTGGTAAGCATATTTATCGCCATCCCATAGCTTCCTCGAGGGGTGAAGTTCCGCATATCATCTACCCAGAGGAGGGGAGAAAGACCTATCTCTTTGCATTTCTTGGTGCTGAAGTCGATCATCTCTGGAGAGAGATCGAACCCGTGCATCGTATATCCCCTTCGTCCAAGCTCCACAATATGCATCCCCGAGCCACAAGCTATATCGAGGATGAGGCGATTCTCGGTCTTCGCCTGCTTTTCCAACATCAACTCGATGAAATCACATTCAAGAGGTATATCCCGATATTGGAAGGCAATATCATAATAGAGAGGAAAATGGTATATATTTAGGAACTTCATTTTCTTTTAGCAGCGAACTCCATTTTATAATGAGGAAGAAGTCACTGTCAACCACTCGTTGACAAAAAAGACCGGCTATGTTAGGCTTCCCTTTCAAGGAAAGAACTATGAGGATCGAGGAGTTCGACTACCACCTCCCCCGGGAATTGATCGCCCAATTCCCCCTTGCGGAGCGGGATCGCTCCCGGATGCTCGTCCTCTCCCGGGAAAAGGGGGAAATAATCCACTCTTACTTTTACCATCTCCCTTCATTCCTTCGTGCCGGGGATCTCACCGTAGTCAATGACACTCGGGTCATCCCAGCACGGCTCATTGGAAGGAGGCGGAAAACAGGAAGCAAGGTGGAACTCCTTCTTTTGAGGGAAAAAGAGAGAAACCAGTGGATAGTCTTGGGGAAACCGGGCAAGAGGCTTAAACCGGGGGACGAAATTGTCTTCGGTGAGGGGGAGTTGATCGCCAAGGTGGTAGCCTCAGGGGAAAGGGGAGAGCGGGAGGTGATCTTCTCCTATTCCGGCGATCTCTACTCAATAATAGAGAAAATAGGACACACCCCACTTCCCCCTTATATCAAACGGGACGATCTCCCCGAGGATAGGGAACGGTACCAAACATTGTTCGCCTCCTCTCCCGGAGCGGTAGCTGCTCCTACCGCCGGTCTTCACTTCACAAAAGGAGTGGTGAATAAACTGATTGAAATGGGGGTGGAACTCGCCTCCATAACCCTCCATATCGGTCCCGGTACCTTCCGCCCCCTCACCGAGGAGGAGACGAAAAAGGGAGAACTCCCTCCTGAGTATTACCGAATATCACCTGAGACGGCAGAGAAGGTGAAGCGAGCACTTTCTCAAGGACGGAGGGTAATCGCTGTCGGCACCTCCACCGTGCGCACCCTGGAAGGGGTATTCAAAGAAAGAGGAGAAATTGTTCCTTCTTCAGGATGGTGTTCCCTCTTTATCCGCCCCGGGTTCCGCTTTGAAGTGATCTCGGGACTCCTCACCAACTTCCATATGCCGAGGTCGAGTCTCTTACTCCTTGTCGCTGCCTTTGCTGGAGGCGAACTGACGAAAAAAGCATATGAGGAAGCGGTAGCCAACAAATACCGCTTCCTCAGCTATGGCGATTGTATGCTAATCCTTTAAAACCCTACTCGAGCCAGATCAGCACCCGGTCCTTCCCATCCATTACCTTTATCAGGAGACAAGGAGGAAGATCCTCGAGTTCGTTGAGATCTATCTGGGAAAGCTGAGAGCGTACCTCAGGACCAAGATCGCCAAACTCCTCCCCCAAATCGAGCCCCTGCTCAGAAAGGCTCTTGAGAAGGGCAAGAGGGAGGGAAAACTGAACCAACTCTTCAGAGCTACCGTCATAGACGATCATCCTCATTACACTCGCCCTGCTCTCCGGGGTGATCTCCTTAACCAGCGAGGCGGTCCTCTGCTCTGCTCGGCTAAAGTATTTCTCCGCTTCTGCCGGGGAAACCTTGGTAACGAAACAACCGGGAAGGAAAAGTAATGTAATTACAATGAACGAAGATACGAGGGAAAAACCTAAGCCTTTCCTCATCTTATTCTCCTCCAATCGTTTTCATAAATATAAACGATGAGGAAGGAGGAAAGGTTTATCGCAGGTTATTGGCTATTGGCTATCGCATCTGCCAAAGATCATCTTCCCTGCAGGCGTCTGAATCACGCTGGTCACCACTATATCCACCGTCTTACCGATGTGTTTCTTCCCGTTATCCACCACTACCATAGTCCCATCATCGAGGTAAGCCACCCCCTGATTCGGTTCTTTACCTTCCTTCAGGATAAAGACCCGCATCGCCTCGCCAGGAAGAACCACCGGTTTCAAGGCGTTTGCCAATTCGTTTATATTGAGGACCTTCACCCCGCGGAGTTGAGCGATTTTGTTCAGGTTGAAATCATTGGTGATGATCTTCGCTCTCAGCTGGTGGCTCAATTCGATGAGCTTCTGATCAACCTCCCTGATATCGGGGAAATCCATCTCATAGAACTGAAGGCTCACCCCGGACATCTTCTTCAATCTCTGAAGGACATCAAGTCCCCTTCTTCCCCGGTTCCGTTTCAGGGTGTCCGAGGAATCCGCTATCTGCTGGAGCTCGCGAAGGACAAATTGGGGTACGACCAAAATTCCCTCAATAAAACCGGTCTGGCAGACATCGGCAATACGCCCATCGATGATAACGCTGGTATCCAATATCTTGAACCGGCGTTCATGATCTCTGCTCTTCCATATCGCCTTGATATCATCTATATTGAACCACTCCCCTTTCTTAGCCCCCACCATCAGCCCCACATAGCCCAATATGATGAGGAGGAAGATATGGAGGACAGAACGGGTCAAGTCGGAAAAGGGAACCCGATCCACCAAAACACCAAGGAAATAAGCGAGAGAAAGACCGATGACCAGACCGATAAGGGAAAAGGCGATCACCTTGAACGGGGTACGACGGATCTTAACATCGAGGGCAACCGCCCCACCTCCCATCGCTATCCCAATTAAAACCCCTATCTTCTCATTGAGCCCAAAGGGGGCGAAAAAATATCCCACCGCCCCACAGAGGAGAATAAAAACAACCCTGAATATGATGCCACCCATCTTCTTATCCTCAAGAAATTACCTCTCCAAAAAAAGCTTAACTTTGTAATCATATATTAATCTTTCAAAATTTACAAGCCAAATTAAAAGAGAAGCGAAATAGCTTGTGAAAGGGTGGAAACCCCGGTTAATTCTAAATCGAGCTTGGACAATCCCTCCTTAGCAGAGGGAAGGTTAACCTGGGGGAGGACCACCCGGGAGAAACCAAGGGAGGCTATCTCCTTCAACCGGCGCGATGCCTGAGCTACCCCTCTTACCTCGCCGGTCAACCCCACCTCACCAAAACAGACGAGATCAGGAGGAAGAGGTTTATTCTTCACACTCGAGGAAAGGGCTAAGGCGACGGCGAGGTCGGCTGCCGGTTCTGTCACCATCACCCCGCCTACCACATTTATGTAGATGTCGTTTGCCAATATCCGAAAGCCCATCCTCTTCTCGAGGACAGCGAGAATGAGGAAAACCCTACTGGGATCAAGTCCGACAACCATCCTCCTCGGGTTGGTGAAGACTGCCGCTGAAACAAGTGCCTGAACCTCGACCAGAAGGGGACGTGAGCCCTCTATTGAGCAAAGAATAGTGGAACCAGAGACATCGGGTTTCCGTCCAGAAAGGAAGAACTCCGAAGGCTTGGGGACAGGGATAAGCCCCCGTTCCCCCATCTCGAAGATACCAAGCTCGTTGGTGGGTCCAAACCTGTTCTTCACCGCCCGGAGGAGGCGGTGGGCATAGTATCTCTCCCCTTCAAAGTAAAGGACCGTATCCACAATGTGTTCCAGTGCCTTCGGTCCCGCTATCGTCCCTTCCTTGGTTATATGACCAATAAGAAAGATGGAAATGCCCCGCTCCTTACTCAGGAGGAGAAACCTATTCGCCGCCTCACGGATCTGGCTCACCGTGCCCGGCGGTGAATCGAAGCGAAGGGAGAATATCGTCTGGATGGAATCGATAACAACCATCCTCGGAGATAGCCGTTCTATCTCCTCCAATATCCGCTCCAAACAGGTCTCGGCAAAAAAATATAAATCACCGGGAGAGAGGGAGAGCCTTTCCCCTCTAAGCTTCACCTGCTTCTCCGATTCTTCACCCGAAACATAAAGGACTGGCGGAGAGATCCGGGACATCCTTTCCGCCACTTCAAGCATCAGGGTGGATTTCCCAATCCCGGGCTCTCCACCAATGAGGATCAAAGAACCAGGAACCAGCCCCCCACCAAGGACCCGATCGAACTCGCTTATCTCGGTTTTTATCCACTGCTCCCTCTCATCCACTATCTCCGAATACCGTTTTGGCTCACCCCCTTTAACCAAGGGAATAGGCTCTCTCCGCTCCTCAGCCACCTCTTCGAGGAAGCTATTCCACTCCCCGCATTCAGGGCATCTCCCAAGCCACTTTGGGGAGCGGTAGCCACAGCCCTGACAGATGAAGACCGTTTTTGCCAATCTTCCCCTCAGAACTTCACCCCAGCACCGAAGAAGAACTGACGGTAATCCTTGACCCAGAAATCGTCATACCCGCCGGCTAAGAAGAAGCGACGGGTAGGGAAAAACCTGGTGGTGAACCTCAGATGTGGTCCCTCATTCCTTAAGAGATCAAAGCTATCGAAGCTGAGAAGAACCCTCCCCCCAAGGGAGAGGTCGGTTCCCACTCCTATCTCCGACTCGATCAGCCCACCGCGGAGGGAAAAGGGACCAAACCTCCTACCAGCTAAAACGGAAAAGGAGAAACCTCGCTCCCTCTTTGTCCGCTCGATGGTGGTGGTAGTACTACCATCACCGCTTACGGTGTTCACCCATTCGGTGGAATGGTATCTCTTTCCTATCTCGTCATCGACCAACTCCAGCCGGACAAAGCCCTTAGCCGAACCCAACTCCAAGGTGAAGTAGTTCCTTAAACCATCATCATTGGCGAAATATAGACTACTCACTCCAAAGGAAAGGTTCACCTTTTCCATCCCGGCAAGGGTGCCCCTCACCCTCCTTATCACCTCATGGGTATCGGAGATAGTATCCTTCACCTTCTGTTTGGTATCCTCTCCCATCAAAAGCTCTCCTACAGTTCCCTCACCTTGGTTTATCTTCTTAAGAAGTTCATCCAAGGTGGCAATAAGGGAATCGAGCCGGGCGGAGAGCTTCTTCATATTCTCCACACTCTCTTGAATCTCGCTTCGGTTTTCCTCAACCGCATTCTTGAGCTCAAAGGTGAACTCCCGGAGATTAACCACTATCTCCGGTATCTGCTCCCTGAGATCGGAAGATATCATCTGGGCGTTATCAAACATCTGATCCACCTTGGGCTTATTGGTGGTGGAGAGCTCCCTTGCCAGTCTATTCAGATGATCGAAGGTCTCGAGGAAACTCTGCCACTTCTTCTTACTTTCCTCAGAGGCGATCAACCCCCTAATATGCCCCACCGTTTCCCCTACATCAGCAGCTATCGAATTGAGCACCGATACGATCTGATCCATCGAGGTTGGAGGCTCACCATAGATCATATCCCCATCGTTGAGATAGGGAGCATTTATGGGACCAGAGGTAATCTCTACATACTTCTCGCCGAGAAGCCCTATGGTACCCACCGCCGCTCTTGCCCCCCGGTGGATCTTCACATTCTGCTTGACGAACAGGGTCACCTCTACCCCTCGATCCGTGAGGTTCATCTTCTCCACCTCACCTATCCGATACCCAGCCAACCTCACCTCAGCACCTTCTATTAAACCGGCAACCATAGGGAACACCGTTCGCAGATGATAGCCCTTCTTCCTCATCCAGGGTAATTCCCCCGAGCGGACGAGAAGGTAAGCCAAGATAACCAAAGCCAATACTACAAAGACCCCTACTTTTAATTCTCTCTTCATCCTTCTCTCCCTAAATAATTACTCCAAGGTGGGGATTGGTCCCTCTGCTCGCCCATTAATGAACTGTTGAACCACCGGATTAGCTGAATTCCTTATCTCCTCGGGAGTCCCCTCCTCTATTATCCTACCACCGTAGAGCATCGCTATCCTATCCGCTATTTTATAGGCGCTTACCATATCGTGGGTGATAGCTACAGAGGTGACTTTAAGCTTGTTCTTAAGATCAACAATCAAGTTGTTAATCACATCCGCCATTATGGGATCAAGCCCGGTGGTCGGCTCATCGTAGAGGATTATCTTCGGTTTCATCGCGATCGCCCGGGCGAGCCCCACCCTTTTCTTCATACCTCCGGAAAGCTCCAAGGGGTAAAGTTCCTCCACATTGGACAAACCCACCATCTTCAAGCATTCCCCAACTCTATCCTTTATCTCTTCCTCGGTCATATTGGTGTGATGGCGTAAACCAAAGGCAACATTCTCGAAAACATTGAGGGAATCAAAGAGCGCTGCCCCCTGAAAGAGCATCCCGAACTTCTTCCGCACCTCGTTCAACTCCTTCTCTTTCATATTATCTATCCTCACCCCGTCTACATAGACCTCCCCTCGGTCGGGCTTCAATAACCCAATGATGTGCTTGATCAAAACCGTTTTCCCGGAACCACTTCTACCGATTACCACCACCGACTCCCCTTCAGCTACCTCAAGATTCACCCCACAAAGGACACAATTACCCCCAAAGGACTTATGGATATCAACGAGCTTTATCACTTCCTCACCCCGCTAAAATAGTATCTTCCCTAAGAAGAAGTCCAAAATGAGGATGGATAGGGAGGCGAAAACGACCGAGCGATTAGTAGCCCTCCCTACCCCTTCAGCGCCACCCTCGGAATAAAACCCACAGTAACAGGCGATGATAGTGAGCGACATCCCGAAGACACCCGCTTTGATCAATCCATTGGTGATATCGGAGATGTGGAGCATAGTAAAGGTATTTTGAATATAGACGGTAGGGTTCGTCCCGAAAAGATACACGCTAACTAAGTAACCGCCCAATATCCCCAAAGCATCGGTGTAGATGGTGAGTATAGGAAGCATAACGAGACCAGCAAGAAACCGGGGCACGATAAGGTATTTAACCGGATTGGTCGCCATAGTGGTTAGAGCGTCTATCTGCTCAGTAACCCGCATCGTCCCTATCTCAGCTGCCATCGCCGAACCCGCCCGTCCCGCCACCATCAGGGCGGTAAGCACCGGTCCCAACTCCCTGGTAACCGAGAGAGCAACCACTCCCCCAAGGATACTCTCCGCCCCGAACCGCTGAAAACTGGTGTAGGTCTGAAGAGCAAGGATCATTCCGGTAAAGGTCCCCGTGATGCTCACCACCATCATCGAATTTATACCTACCTCCTCCATTTGGGCGAATATAAGCCGTCCATAAAGGGGGGGGCGGAATATCCAGCCAATGGTATCAATGAGGAGAAGGAACAACCTCCCCATCTCCTCAAAGAAGTTGGTGATCCCTTTCATCAGACTTTACTCTTCTGTCCTCAATTCAAGGTTGTCAAACCGGGTATACTTCTCCTGAAAAGCCAACTTGAAGCTGTCGGTAGGACCGTTCCTCTGCTTGGCGATGATTATCTCCGCTATCCCCTGGTTCTCCGGGGTAGGATGATACTTCTCCTCCCGGTGGATCAGGAGGACGAGATCGGCATCTTGCTCTATCGCTCCTGACTCCCTTAGATCGGAGAGCTGTGGCCTTCTCCCTCTCTTTTCCGGATCCCGACTTAGCTGGGATACCGCAATTACCGGGATAGAAAGCTCCTTGGCAAGCCCCTTAAGCGCCCGGGAGATGGCAGATATCTCCTGATTTTTGTTCTCAAACCTGCCCGGCATTCGGAGAAGCTGGAGATAGTCGATGATGAGCAGATCCACCCCCCGTTCATGCATCAACTTCCTCGCTCTCGCTCTTAGCTCAACCATTGAGAGCCCAGCGCTGTCATCGATGAAGATATCGCACTCAGCCAGCCGACCTAAAGCGAGGGAGAGCTTATTCCATTCCTTGGCTGAGATGTAGCCGGTGCGAAGTCGGTGAGAATCCACCCGGGCGAGGGAACAAAGCATCCTGGTCACTAACTGCTCCTTGGACATCTCGAGACTGAAAATAGCTACCTTATGACCACCAGAGAGCGCCAGATGCTGAGCGATATTGAGGCAGAAGCTGGTCTTCCCCACCGAGGGTCGGGAAGCGATGATGACCAGTTCTCCGCGTTGAAACCCCGAAGTAAGCTCATTGAGCCGGAGAAAGGGAGTAGGAAGACCAGTTATCAGCTCCTTCTTTTCGTATAGCTTCTCGAGATGTCTAAAGGTCTCCTTCACCACCTCCTTGATACCCACAAAGCCACCCCCCATCTTCCCCTCGGCGATCCTGAAGATGGCTTGCTCTGCCTCGCTTATGATCTGATCCAGCTCCTCCTCTTGAGCATAACACTTCTCCACCGTTTGGAAAGAGGAGGAGATAAGCTCCCTTAGAAGGGCTTTTTCCTTTACTATGCGGGCGTAGTGGCTGATGTTGCTGGAACGGGGAACTCCGTCAACCAGGGAGGCAAGATAGGCAGGACCGCCTATCCGATCCAACTCTCCTGCATCCTTCAGCTCTTCGGTGAGGGTAACGAGATCAATGGCTCGTTTCTTCTCCCAAAGCTCCGCCATTTTGGCGAAGATCCGACGATGTGCTTCTCGATAGAAATCATCAACGCGCAATACCTCCGCCGCTTCATTGAACAGGGTTTCATCAATCAGGATCGCCCCCAACACCGAACGCTCCGCCTCTATACTATGGGGTAGGACCCTGTTCAAATGAAGCTCAGGGTTCATCTCCCTCTCCTTGGTAGGATAGCGTTTTTATAAACCAGATATAAACTTTGAGAAAACCTTAACCCTCCTTCTCCTCTACCCCTTGAGGAACTACCTCGATCTCGATCTTCTCCTCTACCTCGGTATGAAGCTTTACCCGCACCTGGTAGGTACCAACCTTCTTTATCGGTTCGTCAATCACGATCTTCCGTCGATCAAGCTCGATCCCCTTCTCCTTCAGAGCCTCCGCTATCTCCATCGAGGTAATGGAACCAAATAGGGTTCCTTCTTCACCAGCTTTTTTAACCAAGCTGAGCTTCATTCCGGAGAGCTTTTTCGCCAGCTCCTCTGCCTTGCCCTTCTCTCTACCTGCCTTACGCTCCACTCGCTTCCGCTCCTCCTCTATCTTCCTCAGGTTCGCCTCGGTGGCGGGTATCGCTAATCCCTTCGGGATAAGGTAATTTCGGGCGTATCCATCGGCTACCTCAATAGTCTCCCATCTCTCCCCAAGGGAGGAAACCCTACTCAACAGTATCACCTTCATCTTACTTCCCTCATTAGGTTATCTCCACTCCCTTACTTTAAAGGATCAATCGGCAACATAGGGGAGAAGGGCAAGCTGTCTTGCCCTTTTTATCGCCTTCGACAACTGCCTCTGATGCTTGGCACAAACTCCGGATATCCTCCGGGGAAGAATCTTTGCCCGTTCCGGAATGTAGGGGAGCAATGCCTTTACATCCTTATAATCGATATAATCTAC is part of the Acidobacteriota bacterium genome and encodes:
- a CDS encoding class I SAM-dependent methyltransferase, whose protein sequence is MKFLNIYHFPLYYDIAFQYRDIPLECDFIELMLEKQAKTENRLILDIACGSGMHIVELGRRGYTMHGFDLSPEMIDFSTKKCKEIGLSPLLWVDDMRNFTPRGSYGMAINMLTTFNYLTDNDDIVAHLRRVAEALSPGGIYLIELHHPRDFSDLSASVAQEWMESRGDITVECSFDYQPEATDPITQIRRNKVRFEVTEGEVKKVFEEEQEVRVILFQEFNLFLEFEGSFELVAANGAFREEQPLDNSEDSWRMILTLRKKL
- the queA gene encoding tRNA preQ1(34) S-adenosylmethionine ribosyltransferase-isomerase QueA; this encodes MRIEEFDYHLPRELIAQFPLAERDRSRMLVLSREKGEIIHSYFYHLPSFLRAGDLTVVNDTRVIPARLIGRRRKTGSKVELLLLREKERNQWIVLGKPGKRLKPGDEIVFGEGELIAKVVASGERGEREVIFSYSGDLYSIIEKIGHTPLPPYIKRDDLPEDRERYQTLFASSPGAVAAPTAGLHFTKGVVNKLIEMGVELASITLHIGPGTFRPLTEEETKKGELPPEYYRISPETAEKVKRALSQGRRVIAVGTSTVRTLEGVFKERGEIVPSSGWCSLFIRPGFRFEVISGLLTNFHMPRSSLLLLVAAFAGGELTKKAYEEAVANKYRFLSYGDCMLIL
- a CDS encoding TRAM domain-containing protein; the encoded protein is MGGIIFRVVFILLCGAVGYFFAPFGLNEKIGVLIGIAMGGGAVALDVKIRRTPFKVIAFSLIGLVIGLSLAYFLGVLVDRVPFSDLTRSVLHIFLLIILGYVGLMVGAKKGEWFNIDDIKAIWKSRDHERRFKILDTSVIIDGRIADVCQTGFIEGILVVPQFVLRELQQIADSSDTLKRNRGRRGLDVLQRLKKMSGVSLQFYEMDFPDIREVDQKLIELSHQLRAKIITNDFNLNKIAQLRGVKVLNINELANALKPVVLPGEAMRVFILKEGKEPNQGVAYLDDGTMVVVDNGKKHIGKTVDIVVTSVIQTPAGKMIFGRCDSQ
- the radA gene encoding DNA repair protein RadA — translated: MAKTVFICQGCGYRSPKWLGRCPECGEWNSFLEEVAEERREPIPLVKGGEPKRYSEIVDEREQWIKTEISEFDRVLGGGLVPGSLILIGGEPGIGKSTLMLEVAERMSRISPPVLYVSGEESEKQVKLRGERLSLSPGDLYFFAETCLERILEEIERLSPRMVVIDSIQTIFSLRFDSPPGTVSQIREAANRFLLLSKERGISIFLIGHITKEGTIAGPKALEHIVDTVLYFEGERYYAHRLLRAVKNRFGPTNELGIFEMGERGLIPVPKPSEFFLSGRKPDVSGSTILCSIEGSRPLLVEVQALVSAAVFTNPRRMVVGLDPSRVFLILAVLEKRMGFRILANDIYINVVGGVMVTEPAADLAVALALSSSVKNKPLPPDLVCFGEVGLTGEVRGVAQASRRLKEIASLGFSRVVLPQVNLPSAKEGLSKLDLELTGVSTLSQAISLLF
- a CDS encoding MCE family protein; translated protein: MKRELKVGVFVVLALVILAYLLVRSGELPWMRKKGYHLRTVFPMVAGLIEGAEVRLAGYRIGEVEKMNLTDRGVEVTLFVKQNVKIHRGARAAVGTIGLLGEKYVEITSGPINAPYLNDGDMIYGEPPTSMDQIVSVLNSIAADVGETVGHIRGLIASEESKKKWQSFLETFDHLNRLARELSTTNKPKVDQMFDNAQMISSDLREQIPEIVVNLREFTFELKNAVEENRSEIQESVENMKKLSARLDSLIATLDELLKKINQGEGTVGELLMGEDTKQKVKDTISDTHEVIRRVRGTLAGMEKVNLSFGVSSLYFANDDGLRNYFTLELGSAKGFVRLELVDDEIGKRYHSTEWVNTVSGDGSTTTTIERTKRERGFSFSVLAGRRFGPFSLRGGLIESEIGVGTDLSLGGRVLLSFDSFDLLRNEGPHLRFTTRFFPTRRFFLAGGYDDFWVKDYRQFFFGAGVKF
- a CDS encoding ABC transporter ATP-binding protein, whose protein sequence is MIKLVDIHKSFGGNCVLCGVNLEVAEGESVVVIGRSGSGKTVLIKHIIGLLKPDRGEVYVDGVRIDNMKEKELNEVRKKFGMLFQGAALFDSLNVFENVAFGLRHHTNMTEEEIKDRVGECLKMVGLSNVEELYPLELSGGMKKRVGLARAIAMKPKIILYDEPTTGLDPIMADVINNLIVDLKNKLKVTSVAITHDMVSAYKIADRIAMLYGGRIIEEGTPEEIRNSANPVVQQFINGRAEGPIPTLE
- a CDS encoding ABC transporter permease, which codes for MKGITNFFEEMGRLFLLLIDTIGWIFRPPLYGRLIFAQMEEVGINSMMVVSITGTFTGMILALQTYTSFQRFGAESILGGVVALSVTRELGPVLTALMVAGRAGSAMAAEIGTMRVTEQIDALTTMATNPVKYLIVPRFLAGLVMLPILTIYTDALGILGGYLVSVYLFGTNPTVYIQNTFTMLHISDITNGLIKAGVFGMSLTIIACYCGFYSEGGAEGVGRATNRSVVFASLSILILDFFLGKILF
- the dnaB gene encoding replicative DNA helicase, encoding MNPELHLNRVLPHSIEAERSVLGAILIDETLFNEAAEVLRVDDFYREAHRRIFAKMAELWEKKRAIDLVTLTEELKDAGELDRIGGPAYLASLVDGVPRSSNISHYARIVKEKALLRELISSSFQTVEKCYAQEEELDQIISEAEQAIFRIAEGKMGGGFVGIKEVVKETFRHLEKLYEKKELITGLPTPFLRLNELTSGFQRGELVIIASRPSVGKTSFCLNIAQHLALSGGHKVAIFSLEMSKEQLVTRMLCSLARVDSHRLRTGYISAKEWNKLSLALGRLAECDIFIDDSAGLSMVELRARARKLMHERGVDLLIIDYLQLLRMPGRFENKNQEISAISRALKGLAKELSIPVIAVSQLSRDPEKRGRRPQLSDLRESGAIEQDADLVLLIHREEKYHPTPENQGIAEIIIAKQRNGPTDSFKLAFQEKYTRFDNLELRTEE
- the rplI gene encoding 50S ribosomal protein L9, which translates into the protein MKVILLSRVSSLGERWETIEVADGYARNYLIPKGLAIPATEANLRKIEEERKRVERKAGREKGKAEELAKKLSGMKLSLVKKAGEEGTLFGSITSMEIAEALKEKGIELDRRKIVIDEPIKKVGTYQVRVKLHTEVEEKIEIEVVPQGVEEKEG
- a CDS encoding 30S ribosomal protein S18; the protein is MSLKEKKKKERFIRRYLFRRRKVCRFCIEGVDYIDYKDVKALLPYIPERAKILPRRISGVCAKHQRQLSKAIKRARQLALLPYVAD